From one Streptomyces sp. Q6 genomic stretch:
- the sucC gene encoding ADP-forming succinate--CoA ligase subunit beta, translated as MDLFEYQARDLFAKHGVPVLAGEVIDTPEAAREATERLGGKSVVKAQVKVGGRGKAGGVKLAATPDEAVEHATNILGMDIKGHTVHKVMMAETAPEIVEEYYVSFLLDRTNRTFLSIASVEGGMEIEEVAATRPEAVAKTPIDANEGVTPAVARKIVEDAKFPAEVADKVADVLVTLWKTFIEEDALLVEVNPLAKVASGDILALDGKVSLDENADFRHPDHEALQDKDAADPLEAAAKEKGLNYVKLDGEVGIIGNGAGLVMSTLDVVAYAGENHGGVKPANFLDIGGGASAQVMANGLEIILGDPDVKSVFVNVFGGITACDEVANGIVQALALLEEKGEKVEKPLVVRLDGNNAELGRKILSDANHPLVQRVDTMDGAADKAAELAAAK; from the coding sequence GTGGACCTGTTCGAGTACCAGGCGAGGGACCTCTTCGCCAAGCACGGTGTACCGGTGCTGGCCGGTGAAGTCATCGACACGCCTGAGGCAGCCCGCGAGGCGACCGAGCGTCTTGGCGGCAAGTCTGTCGTCAAGGCCCAGGTGAAGGTCGGCGGCCGCGGCAAGGCCGGCGGCGTGAAGCTCGCCGCCACCCCCGACGAGGCCGTTGAGCACGCCACCAACATTCTCGGCATGGACATCAAGGGCCACACGGTCCACAAGGTGATGATGGCCGAGACCGCTCCGGAGATCGTGGAGGAGTACTACGTCTCCTTCCTCCTGGACCGCACCAACCGCACCTTCCTCTCCATCGCCTCCGTCGAGGGCGGCATGGAGATCGAGGAGGTGGCGGCCACCCGCCCGGAGGCCGTCGCCAAGACGCCGATCGACGCCAACGAGGGCGTGACCCCCGCGGTCGCCCGCAAGATCGTCGAGGACGCGAAGTTCCCGGCCGAGGTGGCCGACAAGGTCGCCGACGTGCTGGTGACGCTCTGGAAGACCTTCATCGAGGAGGACGCCCTCCTGGTCGAGGTCAACCCCCTCGCCAAGGTCGCCTCCGGCGACATCCTCGCCCTCGACGGCAAGGTCTCCCTGGACGAGAACGCGGACTTCCGCCACCCCGACCACGAGGCGCTCCAGGACAAGGACGCGGCCGACCCGCTCGAGGCCGCTGCCAAGGAGAAGGGCCTCAACTACGTCAAGCTCGACGGCGAGGTCGGCATCATCGGTAACGGTGCCGGTCTGGTCATGTCGACGCTGGACGTCGTCGCGTACGCCGGTGAGAACCACGGCGGCGTGAAGCCGGCCAACTTCCTCGACATCGGTGGCGGCGCCTCCGCCCAGGTGATGGCGAACGGCCTGGAGATCATCCTCGGCGACCCGGACGTCAAGTCCGTGTTCGTCAACGTCTTCGGCGGCATCACCGCCTGTGACGAGGTCGCCAACGGCATCGTCCAGGCGCTCGCGCTCCTCGAGGAGAAGGGCGAGAAGGTCGAGAAGCCCCTCGTCGTGCGTCTCGACGGCAACAACGCCGAGCTGGGTCGCAAGATCCTCTCCGACGCCAACCACCCGCTGGTGCAGCGCGTGGACACCATGGACGGCGCGGCCGACAAGGCCGCCGAGCTCGCGGCCGCGAAGTAA
- the sucD gene encoding succinate--CoA ligase subunit alpha → MAIFLNKDSKVIVQGMTGATGMKHTKLMLGDGTNIVGGVNPRKAGTEVDFDGTSIPVFGSVAEAIEKTGANVSVLFVPPAFSKAAVVEAIDAEIPLAVVITEGIAVHDSAAFYAYAKSKGDKTRIIGPNCPGLITPGQSNAGIIPGDITKPGRIGLVSKSGTLTYQMMYELRDIGFSSAVGIGGDPVIGTTHIDALEAFEADPDTDLIVMIGEIGGDAEERAADYIKAHVTKPVVGYVAGFTAPEGKTMGHAGAIVSGSSGTAQAKKEALEAAGVKVGKTPTETAKLARELLS, encoded by the coding sequence ATGGCTATCTTCCTCAACAAGGACAGCAAGGTCATCGTCCAGGGCATGACCGGTGCCACGGGCATGAAGCACACCAAGCTCATGCTGGGTGACGGCACGAACATCGTCGGCGGCGTGAACCCGCGCAAGGCCGGCACCGAGGTCGACTTCGACGGCACGTCGATCCCCGTCTTCGGTTCGGTCGCCGAGGCGATCGAGAAGACGGGCGCCAACGTGTCCGTGCTCTTCGTCCCGCCGGCCTTCTCCAAGGCCGCCGTGGTCGAGGCGATCGACGCCGAGATCCCCCTCGCCGTCGTCATCACCGAGGGCATCGCCGTCCACGACTCCGCCGCGTTCTACGCGTACGCGAAGTCGAAGGGCGACAAGACCCGCATCATCGGCCCGAACTGCCCCGGTCTCATCACGCCGGGCCAGTCGAACGCCGGCATCATCCCGGGCGACATCACGAAGCCGGGCCGCATCGGTCTGGTCTCGAAGTCCGGCACGCTGACGTACCAGATGATGTACGAGCTCCGTGACATCGGCTTCTCGTCGGCCGTCGGCATCGGTGGCGACCCGGTCATCGGCACCACGCACATCGACGCCCTCGAGGCGTTCGAGGCGGACCCCGACACCGACCTGATCGTCATGATCGGTGAGATCGGCGGTGACGCCGAGGAGCGTGCGGCCGACTACATCAAGGCCCACGTCACCAAGCCGGTCGTCGGTTACGTCGCGGGCTTCACCGCCCCCGAGGGCAAGACCATGGGCCACGCGGGCGCCATCGTCTCCGGTTCGTCGGGCACCGCCCAGGCGAAGAAGGAGGCCCTGGAGGCCGCGGGCGTCAAGGTCGGCAAGACCCCGACCGAGACCGCGAAGCTGGCCCGCGAGCTGCTTTCGTAG